One region of Streptomyces subrutilus genomic DNA includes:
- a CDS encoding fibronectin type III domain-containing protein, translating into MSMGMDYTSDPDDFSGRTEWPPRTPAEVDADRATWTPPYGSAQVPPAPQWYLDADGDPVSGGWQTSREVMLNWRSGVGEAAGAGTYSGSAGLDLAGVRGHFLYLAESPAELPTTPSKTLGPFVNTIVDGLKPGTEYKFAVAAFSSSGTGPQSEILTVKTQAAAA; encoded by the coding sequence ATGAGTATGGGGATGGACTACACATCCGACCCTGACGATTTCTCAGGCCGTACGGAATGGCCCCCGCGAACTCCTGCCGAAGTCGACGCCGACCGCGCCACCTGGACGCCCCCGTACGGCTCGGCGCAGGTACCGCCGGCGCCCCAGTGGTACCTCGACGCGGACGGGGATCCCGTATCGGGCGGCTGGCAGACCTCGCGAGAGGTGATGCTCAACTGGCGCTCCGGCGTCGGCGAGGCGGCCGGAGCAGGTACGTACAGCGGCTCCGCAGGGCTCGACCTGGCCGGAGTCCGAGGGCACTTCCTCTACCTGGCCGAGTCCCCCGCAGAGCTGCCCACCACGCCCTCGAAGACCCTGGGGCCGTTCGTGAACACCATCGTGGACGGCCTCAAGCCCGGCACCGAGTACAAGTTCGCGGTGGCCGCCTTCAGCTCCTCCGGCACCGGCCCGCAGTCGGAGATCCTCACCGTGAAGACGCAGGCCGCGGCGGCCTAG
- a CDS encoding tyrosine-type recombinase/integrase: protein MLRPEDFNAETRALLEAVGLAAKKTVADSRPENTRDGYAQDWETWEKFTAEKGLPVLAVEEGTLVAFVHWLWQQPGKKAGTNTAPSTVERRLSGVISTARKEHGLTLDRKVASLAREYIKALVKQMEKDGEVRGTGPAPALLPIHMKQISKALPDNLRGVRDRSLMTMHFAIAGREHELAYLRNRDITEDPEGRGLLVDIRVSKVKPRKVKVLPLQDTRICPVTSWRKYKADVEELTGEELDPDDFAFRRIHAKGKSLMVGGITPEAVGDVITRCGEIAGLDIRPTGHSPRRGLATAAKKAGNDRSVIAAQGGWAPNSTAMEGYFDEEDGWEENALRGVG from the coding sequence ATGTTGAGGCCGGAAGACTTCAATGCCGAAACCCGTGCACTGCTCGAAGCTGTCGGTCTCGCCGCGAAGAAGACCGTGGCCGACAGCCGGCCGGAGAACACGCGAGACGGGTACGCGCAGGACTGGGAAACCTGGGAGAAGTTCACCGCGGAGAAGGGCCTGCCCGTCCTGGCCGTCGAGGAGGGGACCCTGGTCGCCTTCGTTCACTGGCTCTGGCAGCAGCCCGGCAAGAAGGCCGGGACCAACACCGCGCCCAGCACCGTCGAGCGCCGCCTGTCCGGCGTCATCTCCACCGCCCGCAAGGAGCACGGCCTCACCTTGGACCGGAAGGTCGCCTCCCTCGCCCGCGAGTACATCAAAGCCCTGGTCAAGCAGATGGAGAAGGACGGCGAGGTGCGCGGAACCGGCCCCGCCCCGGCCCTGCTGCCGATCCACATGAAGCAGATCTCCAAGGCCCTGCCGGACAACCTGCGGGGCGTACGGGACCGCTCCCTGATGACCATGCATTTCGCCATCGCCGGCCGCGAGCATGAACTGGCCTACCTCAGAAACCGCGACATCACCGAAGACCCCGAGGGCCGCGGTCTCCTCGTCGACATCCGCGTGTCGAAGGTGAAGCCGCGCAAGGTCAAGGTGCTGCCCCTCCAGGACACCCGGATTTGTCCTGTGACCTCCTGGAGGAAGTACAAGGCGGACGTGGAGGAGCTGACCGGGGAGGAGCTGGACCCCGACGATTTCGCATTCCGCCGGATCCACGCCAAGGGGAAGTCGCTGATGGTCGGCGGCATCACTCCCGAAGCCGTCGGTGACGTCATCACCCGCTGTGGAGAGATCGCTGGCCTGGATATCCGCCCCACCGGTCACAGCCCCCGCCGCGGCCTCGCCACCGCAGCAAAAAAGGCGGGGAACGATCGCTCTGTCATTGCTGCACAAGGCGGCTGGGCACCGAACAGCACCGCCATGGAGGGCTACTTTGACGAAGAGGACGGCTGGGAGGAGAACGCACTCCGTGGCGTCGGCTGA